A genomic segment from Propionibacteriaceae bacterium ZF39 encodes:
- a CDS encoding DUF4342 domain-containing protein gives MADRTKPFVEKIEITADQLRSQLMALVKDANAQKVIVKNASGRTLFGVPLTIGAAGAGLLFLTHPLVAGAAALGGAVMKLRLEVERTGPAKTDPTDPAGPPAEDPTSNI, from the coding sequence ATGGCCGACCGCACCAAGCCTTTCGTGGAAAAGATCGAGATCACCGCCGACCAGCTCAGAAGCCAACTCATGGCCCTGGTGAAGGATGCCAACGCCCAGAAGGTGATCGTCAAGAACGCCTCGGGGCGCACACTGTTCGGGGTGCCCCTGACCATCGGGGCCGCGGGCGCCGGCCTGCTGTTCCTCACCCATCCCCTCGTCGCCGGCGCGGCGGCCCTCGGCGGTGCGGTGATGAAGCTGCGCCTCGAAGTCGAGCGGACGGGCCCGGCGAAGACTGACCCGACCGATCCCGCCGGCCCGCCTGCCGAGGATCCCACCAGCAACATCTGA
- a CDS encoding CPBP family intramembrane glutamic endopeptidase, with product MPQAPTPSRTTWGTGGLAEPAPGTAYSQILRGDSYAWWRSALGVLLALSLWLLLGGAVAGLILGAAHSLGHSQMPEADFLAAARRYEFWEGMFSSHVQLAMGIPVALLMVWQWHQVRPRFVISVEGRIRWRFLLLCLCLAVAVFAVYVATVPLRGGTLSWNPQPGFLGFLIVILLVTPLQAAAEEFLFRGYLLQALGSLVAQPWFGVIASALLFALFHGTQNVPLFLSRFAFGLVVGWLVLRTGGLEAAIAAHVINNVFAFILAGVTSTISAARTLTAVGWVQTFSDVAVYLIFSLLAAALAWRLGLLRQVPDRDRQTARRA from the coding sequence AAGCGCCGACACCCTCCAGGACCACATGGGGGACCGGCGGCCTCGCCGAACCCGCCCCGGGAACGGCCTATTCGCAGATCCTGCGGGGCGATTCGTACGCCTGGTGGCGCTCGGCGCTGGGTGTGCTCCTGGCCCTGTCCCTGTGGCTGCTGCTGGGCGGCGCGGTCGCGGGGCTCATCCTGGGGGCCGCGCACAGCCTGGGTCATTCCCAGATGCCCGAGGCCGACTTCCTCGCGGCGGCCCGGCGGTATGAGTTCTGGGAGGGGATGTTCTCGTCCCATGTGCAGCTGGCGATGGGCATCCCGGTGGCCCTGCTCATGGTGTGGCAGTGGCATCAGGTGCGGCCCCGGTTCGTCATCTCGGTGGAGGGCCGGATCCGCTGGCGGTTCCTCCTGCTGTGCCTGTGCCTGGCCGTCGCCGTGTTCGCGGTCTATGTCGCCACGGTGCCGCTGCGCGGCGGAACGCTGAGCTGGAACCCCCAACCGGGCTTCCTCGGCTTCCTGATCGTCATCCTGCTCGTGACACCGTTGCAGGCGGCTGCGGAGGAGTTCCTCTTCCGCGGATATCTGCTCCAGGCGCTCGGCTCGCTGGTCGCCCAGCCCTGGTTCGGCGTCATCGCATCGGCCCTGTTGTTCGCCCTATTCCACGGTACGCAGAATGTCCCGCTGTTCCTGTCCCGCTTCGCGTTCGGGCTCGTGGTCGGATGGCTCGTCCTGCGCACCGGCGGGCTGGAAGCAGCCATCGCCGCTCATGTGATCAACAACGTCTTCGCCTTCATTCTGGCCGGCGTGACCTCGACGATCAGCGCCGCCCGGACCCTGACCGCGGTCGGGTGGGTGCAGACCTTCAGCGACGTCGCCGTCTATCTCATCTTCAGCCTGCTGGCGGCCGCGTTGGCCTGGCGGCTCGGGCTGCTTCGGCAGGTCCCGGACAGGGACCGCCAGACGGCACGGAGGGCCTGA